Proteins from a genomic interval of bacterium:
- a CDS encoding FkbM family methyltransferase, whose amino-acid sequence MSGAIRAIRRPIGLGSRRVLCRRRGVTWELDLSEGVDLAIFIFGRFERATSNAFTRLVRSGMTVFDIGANIGSHTLPLAKLVGDEGRVVAVEPTHWAFSKLTRNAGLNPDLTGRIELLNAAIVEDPTQRPANFYARWTLTSPSKRNTWRHPVHLGELESAEDAATFTLDELTARAGPPDFLKVDVDGYEYHVLSGGRKTLTEHRPRILIELCPYLHREPGRDFAALVSLLLDKEYDLFDERGARLPHDPCTLERLIPEGGSINALANPREAGWADGTARIGHEKTGQLNTRLV is encoded by the coding sequence ATGTCCGGGGCGATTCGAGCGATACGGCGACCGATCGGCCTCGGGAGCCGACGAGTCCTGTGTCGTCGCCGAGGCGTCACCTGGGAGCTCGATCTCTCCGAGGGCGTGGACTTGGCGATCTTTATATTCGGGCGGTTCGAGCGAGCCACTTCGAACGCATTCACCCGGTTGGTTCGGTCGGGAATGACCGTGTTCGACATCGGAGCGAATATCGGTTCCCACACCCTCCCTCTTGCGAAGCTGGTCGGAGACGAGGGGCGGGTCGTGGCGGTCGAGCCGACACACTGGGCCTTCTCCAAGCTCACCCGAAACGCAGGTCTCAACCCTGATCTCACGGGGAGGATCGAGCTACTCAACGCCGCAATAGTCGAGGACCCGACTCAGAGGCCTGCCAATTTCTATGCCCGCTGGACGCTGACCTCCCCCAGCAAACGGAACACCTGGCGTCACCCGGTCCATCTGGGGGAACTGGAGAGCGCGGAGGACGCGGCTACGTTTACTCTCGACGAGCTCACGGCGCGGGCGGGGCCACCGGACTTCCTGAAGGTGGACGTCGACGGCTACGAATACCATGTCCTCAGCGGCGGCCGCAAGACGCTGACCGAGCACCGACCCCGCATCCTGATCGAACTCTGCCCCTATCTACACCGCGAGCCGGGAAGGGATTTCGCTGCGCTCGTGTCTCTCCTGCTCGACAAGGAGTACGACCTGTTCGACGAGCGGGGCGCTCGGCTCCCCCACGATCCTTGCACGCTCGAGCGCCTGATCCCAGAAGGCGGGAGTATCAACGCTCTCGCGAACCCCAGAGAGGCCGGCTGGGCAGATGGGACCGCCCGGATCGGACACGAGAAGACGGGCCAACTCAACACGCGACTCGTCTGA
- a CDS encoding class I SAM-dependent methyltransferase, whose protein sequence is MEIDHPITTELRRSILLENRFLRAIYEDWYELLAGVLPSGSQPMLEVGSGASFFRDHVPGLISTDIWPLRNIDIVTDAQQLPLGDRTLRAIAMTNVLHHIPNVRSFLSEAARCVVEGGALAMVEPWLTSWSRFFYTHLHHEPFEPAATDWTFSRTGPLSGANGALPWIVFERDRPRFEREFPMWRIEIIRPIMPLRYLMSGGMSWRPLMPAWTSGPWRALERVWPIRRAAMFALIVLRRVAC, encoded by the coding sequence ATGGAAATCGATCATCCCATCACGACCGAGCTGCGCCGGTCCATCCTCCTCGAGAACCGGTTTCTCCGCGCTATCTACGAGGACTGGTACGAGCTCCTGGCCGGCGTCCTCCCCAGTGGCTCCCAGCCGATGCTCGAGGTGGGAAGCGGCGCCAGCTTCTTCCGGGACCATGTTCCCGGATTGATATCCACGGATATCTGGCCCCTGAGGAATATCGACATCGTCACCGACGCCCAGCAGCTTCCACTGGGCGATCGAACGCTCCGCGCAATTGCGATGACCAACGTCCTCCATCACATCCCGAACGTACGGTCGTTCCTGTCAGAAGCGGCCCGATGCGTCGTGGAGGGCGGTGCTCTCGCCATGGTCGAGCCCTGGCTGACGAGCTGGTCTCGGTTTTTCTATACCCACCTCCACCATGAACCGTTCGAGCCGGCGGCGACGGACTGGACCTTTTCCCGAACCGGCCCCCTATCCGGCGCGAACGGCGCTTTACCCTGGATCGTCTTCGAGCGGGATCGTCCACGCTTCGAGCGCGAGTTTCCCATGTGGCGCATCGAGATCATCCGACCCATCATGCCTCTTCGCTACCTCATGAGCGGAGGAATGTCGTGGCGGCCGTTGATGCCGGCCTGGACATCTGGCCCATGGCGCGCTCTCGAACGAGTCTGGCCAATTCGTCGCGCCGCCATGTTCGCGCTCATCGTGCTCAGACGAGTCGCGTGTTGA
- a CDS encoding glycosyltransferase family 2 protein, which yields MSPAEKRRYRHTRYFNRVLAAEVSTSTRYYDRVVQCAPVVFDEGDLLALVDNADKSAVSTIEELPDLSGERRRRSAVLFNGNLNFSLDIQDLLSRVRPKMSRTSRIIAVAYNPYLKWLFRTLSAMGLSRSGNMTTFVTESAISQIASLAGFEIIRSRPCCHMPFKLLGLGSLVNRVLPAIPILRRLLALAEVIMLRPELASADKPSISIVIPARNEAGSIRRAIEETPQMPGVDTEIIFVEGHSADDTWEVIREAVGEGHDTFRLSCYQQPGKGKVDAVRLGFSKANNEILTILDADLTMPPEMLPRFYEAYTGGHADFVNGSRLLYPMEGEAMRFLNHLGNLFFAKSLSVLLGMQIGDSLCGTKLLAAHDYERVGRWHDDFGDFDPFGDFELLFSAAELGLGCVDIPVRYKARTYGSTNISRFRHGLVLLKMTLLGLFRIRMGKTS from the coding sequence ATGAGCCCAGCGGAAAAGAGACGGTACCGCCATACCCGCTACTTCAACCGGGTGCTGGCCGCCGAGGTCTCCACCTCGACCCGCTACTACGACAGGGTCGTTCAGTGTGCGCCGGTCGTGTTCGACGAGGGCGACCTGCTCGCCCTCGTGGACAACGCAGACAAGTCGGCCGTCTCTACCATCGAGGAACTGCCGGATCTGAGCGGGGAGCGCCGCCGGAGGAGCGCGGTCCTGTTCAACGGCAATCTCAACTTCAGCCTCGATATCCAGGATCTGCTCTCCCGTGTGCGGCCCAAGATGTCGCGCACCTCTCGCATCATCGCCGTCGCCTACAACCCTTATCTGAAGTGGCTGTTCAGAACGCTCTCCGCCATGGGCCTGAGCCGCAGCGGGAACATGACGACCTTCGTCACCGAGAGCGCGATCTCCCAAATAGCCAGCCTCGCAGGGTTCGAAATAATACGCAGCCGACCTTGCTGCCACATGCCCTTCAAGCTGCTCGGGCTGGGCTCGTTGGTCAACAGGGTGCTACCGGCAATTCCAATCTTGCGGCGCCTGCTGGCGTTGGCCGAGGTCATAATGCTGCGCCCGGAGCTTGCCAGCGCGGACAAGCCCTCCATATCCATTGTCATTCCTGCCCGAAACGAAGCGGGCAGCATCAGACGCGCCATCGAAGAGACTCCTCAGATGCCTGGGGTCGACACCGAGATCATCTTCGTCGAAGGCCACTCCGCCGACGACACCTGGGAGGTGATCCGGGAGGCGGTCGGGGAAGGGCACGACACCTTCCGACTCTCCTGCTACCAACAGCCCGGCAAGGGCAAGGTAGACGCGGTCCGGCTCGGCTTCTCGAAAGCGAACAACGAGATCCTGACAATCCTCGACGCCGACCTGACCATGCCGCCTGAGATGCTCCCGCGGTTCTACGAAGCCTATACTGGAGGGCACGCTGACTTCGTTAATGGCAGCCGCCTGCTCTACCCGATGGAAGGAGAGGCCATGCGGTTCCTCAATCACCTCGGAAACCTGTTCTTCGCCAAGTCTCTCAGTGTGCTGCTGGGGATGCAGATCGGAGACTCGCTGTGCGGCACCAAGCTACTCGCCGCCCACGACTACGAGCGAGTCGGACGCTGGCACGACGACTTTGGCGACTTCGATCCGTTCGGAGACTTCGAGCTGCTCTTTTCCGCGGCCGAACTGGGTCTGGGCTGTGTGGACATTCCGGTTCGCTACAAGGCCCGCACCTACGGCTCCACCAACATCAGCCGCTTCCGTCACGGTCTGGTGCTGCTCAAGATGACCCTCCTCGGATTGTTCAGGATCCGAATGGGGAAGACGAGCTAG